Proteins from one Capricornis sumatraensis isolate serow.1 chromosome 2, serow.2, whole genome shotgun sequence genomic window:
- the ZNF697 gene encoding zinc finger protein 697 — translation MEQEDKQGVCEAQDSQDKGMGSDSENCEDREGDPDERGMGSNPQDEAPRGHSEERELMPNICTEGLLSEEDGVAGREEEDDQSGVAEMAMFPGLSESDSISRSPQEEEEEESAGENRLEEEEEQPPPAVLPWRRHLSLGSRHRGDKPAHRRFRRLHHPMSMDLGELDSLMASIMDAPTICPDCGESFSPGAAFLQHQRIHRLAEAAAAASLEPFGFAGECEAVVGMMGVGGGFGAGPALARPPREKPFRCGECGKGFSRNTYLTNHLRLHTGERPNLCADCGKSFSWRADLLKHRRLHTGEKPYPCPECGEAFSLSSHLLSHRRAHAAASGAGPAALRPFACGECGKGFVRRSHLANHQRIHTGEKPHGCGECGKRFSWRSDLVKHQRVHTGEKPYMCSECGETFSVSSHLFTHKRTHSGERPYVCRECGKGFGRNSHLVNHLRVHTGEKPFRCGQCEKRFSDFSTLTQHQRTHTGEKPYTCIECGKSFIQSSHLIRHRRIHTGNKPHKCAGCGKGFRYKTHLAQHQKLHLC, via the exons ATGGAACAAGAAGACAAACAGGGTGTGTGTGAAGCCCAGGACTCACAAGACAAGGGCATGGGCTCTGATTCTGAGAACTGCGAAGACAGGGAAGGGGACCCAGATGAAAGAGGAATGGGCTCCAACCCACAGGACGAAGCTCCAAGAGGACACTCAGAGGAGAGGGAGCTCATGCCGAATATCTGCACAG AGGGGCTGCTGAGCGAGGAAGACGGCGTTGCAGGCCGTGAGGAAGAGGATGACCAATCTGGCGTAGCTGAGATGGCCATGTTCCCAGGGCTGTCTGAGTCCGACAGCATTTCCCGGAGTccccaggaagaagaggaagaggagagcgCTGGGGAGAACCGgctagaggaggaagaggagcagcCGCCCCCTGCCGTGCTTCCCTGGAGGCGGCACCTCTCCCTGGGCAGTCGGCACCGGGGCGACAAGCCTGCCCACCGCCGCTTCCGCCGCCTCCACCACCCCATGTCCATGGACCTCGGGGAGCTCGACAGCCTGATGGCCAGCATCATGGACGCGCCCACCATCTGCCCCGACTGCGGGGAGAGCTTCAGCCCTGGCGCCGCCTTCCTGCAGCACCAGCGCATCCACCGCCTGGCCGAGGCCGCCGCGGCCGCCAGCCTGGAGCCCTTCGGCTTCGCTGGCGAGTGCGAAGCGGTGGTGGGGATGATGGGCGTGGGCGGGGGCTTCGGGGCAGGGCCCGCGCTGGCCCGGCCCCCGCGCGAGAAGCCCTTCCGCTGCGGGGAGTGCGGCAAGGGCTTCAGCCGCAACACCTACCTGACCAACCACCTGCGGCTGCACACAGGCGAGCGTCCCAACCTGTGCGCCGACTGCGGCAAGAGCTTCAGCTGGCGCGCCGACCTGCTCAAACACCGGCGGTTGcacacgggcgagaagccctACCCGTGCCCCGAGTGCGGCGAGGCCTTCAGCCTCAGCTCgcacctgctgagccaccggcGCGCGCACGCCGCGGCTAGTGGCGCGGGGCCGGCGGCGCTGCGGCCCTTCGCCTGCGGGGAGTGCGGCAAGGGCTTCGTGCGCCGCTCGCACCTGGCCAACCACCAGCGCATCCACACGGGCGAGAAGCCCCATGGCTGCGGCGAGTGCGGCAAGCGCTTCAGCTGGCGCTCGGACCTGGTGAAGCACCAGCGCGTGcacacgggcgagaagccctACATGTGTTCCGAGTGCGGGGAGACCTTCAGCGTCAGCTCGCACCTCTTCACGCACAAGCGCACGCACTCGGGCGAGCGGCCCTACGTGTGCCGCGAGTGCGGCAAGGGCTTCGGGCGCAACTCGCACCTGGTGAACCACCTGCGAGTGcacacgggcgagaagccctTCCGCTGCGGCCAGTGCGAGAAGCGCTTCAGCGACTTCTCCACGCTCACGCAGCACCAGCGCACGcacacgggcgagaagccctACACGTGCATCGAGTGCGGCAAGAGCTTCATCCAGAGCTCGCACCTTATCCGCCACCGCCGCATCCACACAGGCAACAAGCCGCACAAGTGCGCGGGCTGTGGCAAGGGCTTCCGCTACAAGACGCACCTGGCGCAGCATCAGAAGCTGCACCTGTGTTAG